The Gracilimonas sediminicola sequence GAAAAGATCTCCGATGAGGAAAAGTATGTATTTGACAGGACCGTTGATGTACATGTCAAAAATCTGCGCTTAAAAATGGGTGATGAAGGCAAGCTCATAAAAACATACCGCGGTGTTGGCTATGGGTTCAATAAAGAGTTTCTACACAGATGAAAATAAGATCCAAACTGGCGTGGACCTATATCATCCTGCTTATCATCGGGATCATCACCATTAGTGCCTATTCCATACTAACTATCCGCAGCTTTTTGTTGGATGAAGGCGTGGAACAGTTTGAGAGGGATGCTCTTTCCCTGGCTCTTGCGGCTGGTAGTTTTAAAGATAATGCTCTGTTTGATGATAAAATTCAGCGGCAAGCCCGACTTTCTAAATACGAAATGGCGGTTTATGACAGAGGCGGGGTTCGCTTTTTAACCTTTCCTGATTCTGCTTTTGAGGATGTAGAACCGTATTTGAACGAAGATTTACTGACCGAGCTGGAGCGTGAAGATGGCGACCCTATCGTCCGGTCTGACGAGAACCCGGAGAAGCTTATCGCTTATGTAGATCTGGGTCAGTCGGATAACGCCGCTCAGTACCTGAGAATAAGTCAGGACAAAAGGCAGTATTACGCAGCTGTAGCCAGCATTCGTCATATTATTTATGCGGGGATGTTCTTCTCTATAGCAGCGGTGATTGTGGTTAGTATCTTATTTGCGCGGTACATGGCGGCACCCATTCAGCGGTTGAATGAGGCAGCACTTGATATCGCAAAAGGAAATCTGGACCGAAAAATTGATCTGAACAGAAATGATGAGTTCGGCACGTTAGCTGATTCTCTAAATCATATGGCTCGCACCCTTCGGGCAGATAATGAGAAGCTGAAAATGCTCAACGAAAAGCAGAGCCAGTTTTTCGCGGATATAACTCACGAAGTCAGAAATCCCCTGCACACCATTTCCGGAGCCCTGGAAATGTTAGAGCTGAAAAACCTTCAGCCCGAAAAGAAAAAGCAGTATATGTTGACCGCTCAGAAACAGATCAAGCGAGTAGCCCGGCTATTTGAAGACATCAAAACATTGCAACGCTATGACTTTGACGAAAACTTTATCAATCGGGAGGTTTTTGACTTAAAGGAAATTATTGACGAAGCGTTGATGATGTATGAGCCGATTGCACAGGAAAAAGGACTTCAGCTTAAAGCAGCTAACCTTAAGTCATTTATGGTAAATGCCGATCCAAATAAAATGGAGCAGGTGGTAGATAACCTGATTTCGAATGCCATTAAATACACGCAGGAAGGTGAGGTGGAAGTTGGGCTGAAGCAAATGGATGAGCGGGTAGAAGTGTACGTAAAAGATACAGGACCCGGAATTGGCGAGGAACATCTGGATCGTTTGTTCGATCGCTTTTATCGTACTGATAAGGCACGATCAAGAGACAAGGGCGGAACAGGTTTGGGCTTATCGGTTGTTAAGGGAATCCTCAATGCACATCAAAGTGATATCAAGGTAGAGAGTGAAGAAGGAGTTGGAAGCCGGTTCTATTTCAGAATTCCAATCTATGAAAATAGCTGAACGCAAAAGCAGCTAATGCCCCACCCGTTAAGGGAGCCAGTGTATAAAGCAGAGAGTGAATAATAGAATTTCCTCCGTTGATAAGATCGAAGCTGGCTGTGCCGATGGAGGTTGCCGGGTTTAAAATACCACCTGAAACGGGGGTAGCCACCATAAGCATCCCGCCAAAAGCGAGACCAACAGCCAAACCGGAGAGAGAACTTTTACGAAAGCTTTTAGTGAGGGCCAGAGTCAGCATCACTAACACAAAAATGAAGGTGAATACCACCTCGGCAAATACCTGCTGATATAAATTGGTGGTAGCCGGCGGTTCAATGTAAAAAACGGAAGTGGAGAGAAAGAAAATTGCTGCTGCTGCCAGAAATGCTCCGAAAAGCTGTGCGATCAGGTAGCCTGCAAATTCAGCTCCGGAAAGCCTTCTTTTTAAAAAAAATGCGAGGGAAACGGCAGGGTTATAGTGAGCTCCCGAAATGCGGGAACCAATATAAACCAAAGCCATTAAGGTTAAGCCGATGGCGAGCGGATCTCCTGTAAAGCCAAAAACCAATACAAGAAAAAAGGCACCAATCGCCTCCATTACATATGAATGCATACCCTGATTGTTAGTCTTCAAATAAACTCCGAATGTCCTTCCTTTCAGCTGAAACTACCTGCCGGAAGAAGGAATTGCAAGAAAGCACAGTAGTATTTTTGTAAAAATTTCCTACAAATAAATCTAACTATTTAACTTCATATAGGTTTAGAAAAAGGATATTTTTTGACAAATAAAACTTTTGTGATGAAAATACTTCAACAATTAAAATCCCGGTGGGGAATAACCAGCAACTGGCAGGTGCTGGTGATACTCATCGTCTTTGCTTGCACCGGCTTTACGGCACTTTACGCCAGACGTTTCGTTTTTAATCTGATAGGGATTATCGACACGGATCCGTTCTGGCTTAAGGCGGTTGTTTGGCTGGTAACTATCCTTCCGCTGTATAATATTTTTCTGCTGATCTACGGGGCCTTGTTTGGTCAATTTGAATTTTTCTGGGCTTTCTTTAAAAAGATGATGAGCCGCATGGTACCAGGTAAATCGGGCTCAGGGGGATAGTGCTTAACGATCTTTTCGGGGAAGCTTGGCGACTACTAAGTCATAAGAATGTTTAATCAGCTCAAAGAGTAGCTCATCTCCCAAAGCACCGGTAGTGCTCACCGTGTTCCAGTGCTTTTTGTTCATATGATAGCCGGGCTTAACTTCCTCATAAGATGCGCGAAGTTCGAGCGCTCTCACCGGCTCACACTTAAGGTTGATGCTTTCAAAAACCTCAATGTCGGTAAGGGCAAACATCTTGCCCATTACTTTAAAAACCAGCGTTTGTTCTCCAAATGGGAAGTCTTCGGAAACCCCGGGCAGTGACAGGCAATAATCGTAGAAAGCCTCAATATGCATTTCTCAAAACCTGCACTCCAAGCAGTACCCATCCGGTAATAAAAGCGACACCACCAATGGGGGTTATAGCTCCGAGCCAGCTTGCTCCGGACAGGCACAGTATATACAGGCTGCCGGAGAAAATAAGGATTCCTGACAGAATCAGTGAAGCCGGCCAGGTTACAACCATCTGAAACTGAGCTCCGATTAGGGCAATCAGCATCAAACCCAGAGCATGCCATGCATGATATTGAACGGCCGTTTGCCAGGTTTCGAGTCGCTCTGCACTCAGAGTATTTTTTAAAGCATGGGCGCCGAAAGCACCGGCTGCTACAGCAATGGTGAGCAAGAAAGCCGCAACAGCAAGTATGATTTTAGGATTGGACATCTTGATAACTGTTATTCGTTATTTTGAGAATGGATGAATATCCTTGATAAGTTAATAATTACACGAATAACCTTTAATCAGAGACAAAACCGACTTTCTTGTGAGTGCCATCGCAAAAGGGTTTGGTATGGGATCCCCCACAGCGACAAAAACTCATTTTCTTGCTGCATGTTTCCCTTCCGGTTTCTTCACCTACCAGGTCGTAATTACCCTGTACCAGAAAGGGCGCGTTATCAAACAGTTTGATGGAAAGCTCCCCACCCTTTCCGTTTACCGGTTCGGTGCGCAGGCGTTCCGGGTTGTAGGAGGTATCGGCTTTGAACTCGGCCTCAATATGTGAGTTATCGCAAAGAGGTTTATTCTTGGATTTACCACAGCGGCACATGGCTACGCGTGTATCTTTGAGCACGACGTTTTCATCCATATCACGAATCACCACTTCGCCGTGAATATAAATGGGCCCGTCTTTCTCTATGGTGATTACATTCTGTTCCGGCGCCTCTTCCTTTTCAGTGGTTTTCTTTAATTCATAATGTAAGGCTCCGGTAGGGCATCGCTCAATCACTTCCGCCAGATCCCCGGCTTCGGCTTGCTCAGGTTGTATCCAGGGCTTTTGGTTGGGGTCGAATACATCGGGTAGCCCGTGCACACACTCTTCAGCATGGATACATCGCTTCAGGTCCCAGGTGACTTTGATGTCTTCGTTTTCGTAGGATAATATTTTCTCTTTCATGATGAATGTCCGGGTTTAAGATTATCAGATGATAATGAAGCAGCTTCACCAAACCAAGTTTGTTAAACGGTACACACTTCCTCTGCTTCCTTTATAATTTTTGATCTTTTACTATGGCTGAACCGCAGTTGATTCAAGACCTCTTGCTGATCCAGCAGCTGCTTGCAATGAACGATATCCTCATTTAATAATGACTGTTTCTCTTTCCTGGTTAAGCTTAGTAAAGCTGTAATCGGGTGGATTTGTGTCTCTTCAATCAAGCTGCGCAATCCCTGTCCTTTTGGGTAATTCCAGCTCAGTAATTTCATTCCGGAGCATGCAGCGTAATCAATAGCATCCTGAGTAAACCGGGTGTTGGTTGCTATAAAACCACAGGATTTTTTGTTTTTTAGATTTGAGTCAGTCTTCCAGGTTTCTGAAACATCCAAAAAACGGGACTGCACATACAAAGGTATAGTGACATTACAATGATGATCTTTCCGGTTATGGAACTTGCATTCAATCATGAAAATCTCCTGTTCATCTTGTGCAATTACGTCTATTTCATGAGAAACACACTTACCCTGAACGGTTTCCCCAACCTCAGTTTTGTACCCTAAGCTCCTGAATACTTCAGAAATCAAAACTTCAAAAGGATATCCTGATGGGCCAAGTTCGAGCAACGATTCTTTCAGTTTATATCTGCGTGCCACTCGCTTCGAGTTCTTTTTGAGAAGACGGTAAGCCTCGCGGTAAATTTCTTTTGTAGTGATATCATCCCGAAAGTAACCGGTTTCTTCTAAATGATTCACTACAGCCTTAATAACCGGCGGCTGAGCACCGGCGTTACCCAACGACTGCTTTAACTTGGACAACTTAAATTTTTCTCGCTCCCCGGTCGACTTTATAACATCAAATGATTTCATAGAAACAATTACTTAAGGTTTCTCTTTATTGTACCTAAAAAAAGCATCAATATTTGATACTTATCAGAGGTGGAATATATTAATGGAGACGGCTTAAATGCCCTCAACCACAATTGAATGAATCAAGATGATATGAGCAAACACGAGAAAATAGATTATGTAGAATTCCCATCAGCGGATCTTGAAGCTACTAAAACCTTTTTCAGGAATGCCTTTGGCTGGGAGTTCACGGATTATGGACCGGAGTACTGTGATTTTTCGAACGAGGGGATTAACGGAGGGTTTTATAAGTCAGAAATGAAATCAACAACCGAAACCGGCGCTGCCCTGGTTATTTTTTTCAGTGAGGATTTGGAAGCCACGTTGGAAAAAGTCAAAAATGCAGGAGCAGAAATTGTAAAAGACACCTTTTCCTTTCCCGGTGGCCGGCGCTTTCATTTCACCGAACCCAGTGGGAACGAATTTGCGGTGTGGTCAGATAAATAGGAATAATGACCTCGCACCAAATCTCAATGACCAATATCCTTGAGCTTGGAATTTGGTGCTTGGTACTTGAGGTTTTAAATTTACCTTGACGCTATGGAAAAAATGACGCTGCATATAAAAAACATGGTTTGCGACCGCTGCGAGATGGTCATAGAAACCGCGCTTACGGCGCTGGGGCTTAAAGTAGATCATGTTCAGCTTGGAAAGGCTGAAGTAACCCGCCAGGGGGATCATCCCACCCTTAAAGAGATTGAAAAAGAAATGGAGCGCTTCAACTTTGGGCTGATTAAGGATGAAGATTCTATTTTAGTGGAAAAGGTGAAAACAACACTGATTCAATGGGTAGATTCGGGAGAGCTGGAAACCGATGACACTTCCTTATCGGATTACCTGGCTAAGAAGCTTGCCAAAAGTTATGCTACGATATCCCGCATTTTTTCCCGGAAAGAAGAAATTACGATTGAAAAATATTTTATTCGTCTGAAGATTGAAAAGGCCAAAGAACGGGTGGAGTATGAGAATCTCAGCTTCAGCGAAATTGCGTATCAGTTAGGATATAAGAACCTTCAACACTTATCGCGACAGTTTAAAGAAATAACCGGGATGAGCATGAGTGAATACCAAAAGCTGCAAAACCCTGAGCGCAAATCGCTTGATAAAATTTAGAAGTACCATGAATGGATTGAAACTGAAAATTCCCCCGGCTCTTCTGTTCCTGCTGTGTGTGGTACTCATGTGGCTGACAGATCGTTGGCTTACTCTTGAGCCATTAGTTCTAAAAACGCCGGAATGGGTGTATGGCTTGCTCATTTCGACAGGTGGTTTGGTAGTTCTTTTGGGGGTGATTGAGTTTAGTAAAAAATCAACCACCGTAAACCCGCATAAACCACAGGATACTTCTGCATTTGTGAAGTCAGGGATCTATCGTCTTACAAGAAATCCCATGTATTTGGGGATGGTTCTTATTCTTTGTGCGGCTGTGTTTAAATTAGGGAATTTACTTACCGTGCTGTTCATTCCATGCTTCACCTGGTATATGAACGAGTTTCAGATAAAGCCTGAAGAAGAGGTAATGAAGCAAAAGTTTGGGGATGAGTTTCTGGATTACAAGAAGAAAGTTCGGCGCTGGGTGTGATGAAATCTGAAATTGTGCAAGCTTCATAAAATAGTGCAAGCGTCCGCTTGAACGATGTATGATTTTAAAGATGAGGTGTGGTTTCATTCTGGTCCAAGCGGACGCTTGAACCAGGCATGGTCGTTATAACCTGATTTTAGCAGGCATCACAACAGGAAGCTGCAGCCATCTTCGGCTTCGACACCTCATCGCTTTTCCGGAATAAATCTAAAATGGAACCTCCTTCAGAAAAAGTGTTTTGAACACGAATGGCATTTGCGATGGCAATAAGGGCCACACCCACATCAGCAAAAATGGCTTCCCACATAGAGGCCAGGCCAATGGCGGCAAGTCCCATCACCAGCACTTTAATGCCCAGCGCAAACCCGATGTTTTGCCACACCACCTTATGGGTGAACCGGGAGATGTCGATAGCTTTGGCAACTTTGGAAGGCTGATCGGTTTGAATAACGACATCGGCAGTGTCAACGGTTGCGTCTGATCCGATGCCTCCCATGGCAATACCTACATCAGCCAGGGTAATTACCGGCGCATCATTCACCCCGTCACCTATAAAGCCGACGGTATTCCCTTTGCCCAAAGCCTGCTCAACGAGGCTGTATTTTTCATCAGGAAGTAAGCCGCCGTGAGCCTCATCAAGCCCCAGCTCGTTAGCAACAAACGAAACAACATCGGGGTTATCACCGGATAGCATTATCATTCGCTGAATTCCCCTTTCCCTGAGCTCCTGAATAGTCTGTTTACTGTCCTCCTTAATTTTATCGGAAATACGGATGGTTCCCGCATGTTCTCCGTCCACCGCTACATGGACAAAGGTATAAGGCTCAGAAAGGTTGTCTTGAGTTACCTTTACTCCACGTTCTTTTAGCAATTCTGCATTTCCAACTAAAACTTCTTTGTGTTTAATAAATCCTTTAAGTCCCTTTCCGGAAACCTCTTGTTGCTGCTCAACTTCAAACAGTTCCTGCCCGTTTTTAAATGAGAGAATGGCCTTGCCAATCGGGTGTGTGGAATGTTGTTCAAGCGAGGCGGCGTAGGCAATGACCTCTGCTTCACTTAATCCGTTATGGGTGGTCACCGTTTGCACTTCAAAAGTTCCTTCAGTAAGTGTTCCGGTTTTATCCATAAACAGGATATTCATTTTTCGAAGTTGGTCCAGATAATCCGAGCCTTTCAGCAAAATACCGTTTCTGGAGGCGGCCCCGATTCCCCCGAAATAACCGAGCGGTATAGAGATTACGAGTCCACAAGGGCAAGAAACCACAAGAAAAACGAGGGCTTTATAGAACCACTCCTGAAATACATACTGCTCTACAAATAAATAGGGGACAAACGTAACGGCGACTGCCAGCCATACAACGATAGGGGTGTACACTTTAGCGAATTTTGTCATAAAGCGCTGAGTGGGGGCTTTTCGCTGGGCGGCCTCTTGTACCATTTCAAGAATATGGGAAAGCTTGGTGTCCTCAAATACACTGTTTACCCGGATGCGAACAAGCCTGTCCTGATTAATGGAGCCGGCCCAGACTTCTTCGCCGGAAGTTCGGTTTACAGGTTTGGATTCTCCGGTAAGGGCCGCGGTATTAAAGGATGCTTTCTCGGTGAGCAATTCACCATCCAGCGGTACTTTTTCTCCGGGCCGCACCTGAATGATATCCCCAACTTCAACCTGGCCGGGATGCACCATGATGGTTGCTCCATTCCGCTCTACCGTTGCAATATCAGGCTGCTGCTCAATCAGCTTTTGGATAGAGTGGCGGGCCTTGGTAACCGCTCCGTGTTGTGCATATTCTCCAATCATGTAAAAGAGCATGACCGCCACGCCTTCTGCGTATTCACCCAAAGCAAAAGCTCCAATGGTGGCAATACCCATCAGGAAAAACTCACTGAACAGGGTTCCTTTTTTTATGGACCGATAAGCTTTCATCCACACGGGCCCGCCTACAAACAGGTATGAAATGACAAAGAGGGAAATGAACACATATTCCTGTCCGGTAAAAGTAAAAGCGT is a genomic window containing:
- a CDS encoding sensor histidine kinase; the protein is MKIRSKLAWTYIILLIIGIITISAYSILTIRSFLLDEGVEQFERDALSLALAAGSFKDNALFDDKIQRQARLSKYEMAVYDRGGVRFLTFPDSAFEDVEPYLNEDLLTELEREDGDPIVRSDENPEKLIAYVDLGQSDNAAQYLRISQDKRQYYAAVASIRHIIYAGMFFSIAAVIVVSILFARYMAAPIQRLNEAALDIAKGNLDRKIDLNRNDEFGTLADSLNHMARTLRADNEKLKMLNEKQSQFFADITHEVRNPLHTISGALEMLELKNLQPEKKKQYMLTAQKQIKRVARLFEDIKTLQRYDFDENFINREVFDLKEIIDEALMMYEPIAQEKGLQLKAANLKSFMVNADPNKMEQVVDNLISNAIKYTQEGEVEVGLKQMDERVEVYVKDTGPGIGEEHLDRLFDRFYRTDKARSRDKGGTGLGLSVVKGILNAHQSDIKVESEEGVGSRFYFRIPIYENS
- a CDS encoding MIP/aquaporin family protein; this translates as MHSYVMEAIGAFFLVLVFGFTGDPLAIGLTLMALVYIGSRISGAHYNPAVSLAFFLKRRLSGAEFAGYLIAQLFGAFLAAAAIFFLSTSVFYIEPPATTNLYQQVFAEVVFTFIFVLVMLTLALTKSFRKSSLSGLAVGLAFGGMLMVATPVSGGILNPATSIGTASFDLINGGNSIIHSLLYTLAPLTGGALAAFAFSYFHRLEF
- a CDS encoding DUF6787 family protein, whose product is MKILQQLKSRWGITSNWQVLVILIVFACTGFTALYARRFVFNLIGIIDTDPFWLKAVVWLVTILPLYNIFLLIYGALFGQFEFFWAFFKKMMSRMVPGKSGSGG
- a CDS encoding MmcQ/YjbR family DNA-binding protein, with the translated sequence MHIEAFYDYCLSLPGVSEDFPFGEQTLVFKVMGKMFALTDIEVFESINLKCEPVRALELRASYEEVKPGYHMNKKHWNTVSTTGALGDELLFELIKHSYDLVVAKLPRKDR
- a CDS encoding DUF423 domain-containing protein; its protein translation is MSNPKIILAVAAFLLTIAVAAGAFGAHALKNTLSAERLETWQTAVQYHAWHALGLMLIALIGAQFQMVVTWPASLILSGILIFSGSLYILCLSGASWLGAITPIGGVAFITGWVLLGVQVLRNAY
- a CDS encoding CDGSH iron-sulfur domain-containing protein gives rise to the protein MKEKILSYENEDIKVTWDLKRCIHAEECVHGLPDVFDPNQKPWIQPEQAEAGDLAEVIERCPTGALHYELKKTTEKEEAPEQNVITIEKDGPIYIHGEVVIRDMDENVVLKDTRVAMCRCGKSKNKPLCDNSHIEAEFKADTSYNPERLRTEPVNGKGGELSIKLFDNAPFLVQGNYDLVGEETGRETCSKKMSFCRCGGSHTKPFCDGTHKKVGFVSD
- a CDS encoding restriction endonuclease, with the protein product MKSFDVIKSTGEREKFKLSKLKQSLGNAGAQPPVIKAVVNHLEETGYFRDDITTKEIYREAYRLLKKNSKRVARRYKLKESLLELGPSGYPFEVLISEVFRSLGYKTEVGETVQGKCVSHEIDVIAQDEQEIFMIECKFHNRKDHHCNVTIPLYVQSRFLDVSETWKTDSNLKNKKSCGFIATNTRFTQDAIDYAACSGMKLLSWNYPKGQGLRSLIEETQIHPITALLSLTRKEKQSLLNEDIVHCKQLLDQQEVLNQLRFSHSKRSKIIKEAEEVCTV
- a CDS encoding VOC family protein, with translation MSKHEKIDYVEFPSADLEATKTFFRNAFGWEFTDYGPEYCDFSNEGINGGFYKSEMKSTTETGAALVIFFSEDLEATLEKVKNAGAEIVKDTFSFPGGRRFHFTEPSGNEFAVWSDK
- a CDS encoding AraC family transcriptional regulator; this translates as MEKMTLHIKNMVCDRCEMVIETALTALGLKVDHVQLGKAEVTRQGDHPTLKEIEKEMERFNFGLIKDEDSILVEKVKTTLIQWVDSGELETDDTSLSDYLAKKLAKSYATISRIFSRKEEITIEKYFIRLKIEKAKERVEYENLSFSEIAYQLGYKNLQHLSRQFKEITGMSMSEYQKLQNPERKSLDKI
- a CDS encoding methyltransferase family protein, coding for MNGLKLKIPPALLFLLCVVLMWLTDRWLTLEPLVLKTPEWVYGLLISTGGLVVLLGVIEFSKKSTTVNPHKPQDTSAFVKSGIYRLTRNPMYLGMVLILCAAVFKLGNLLTVLFIPCFTWYMNEFQIKPEEEVMKQKFGDEFLDYKKKVRRWV
- a CDS encoding heavy metal translocating P-type ATPase, with product MISFLKKYREVAIASVFLIAALIARHAFTFTGQEYVFISLFVISYLFVGGPVWMKAYRSIKKGTLFSEFFLMGIATIGAFALGEYAEGVAVMLFYMIGEYAQHGAVTKARHSIQKLIEQQPDIATVERNGATIMVHPGQVEVGDIIQVRPGEKVPLDGELLTEKASFNTAALTGESKPVNRTSGEEVWAGSINQDRLVRIRVNSVFEDTKLSHILEMVQEAAQRKAPTQRFMTKFAKVYTPIVVWLAVAVTFVPYLFVEQYVFQEWFYKALVFLVVSCPCGLVISIPLGYFGGIGAASRNGILLKGSDYLDQLRKMNILFMDKTGTLTEGTFEVQTVTTHNGLSEAEVIAYAASLEQHSTHPIGKAILSFKNGQELFEVEQQQEVSGKGLKGFIKHKEVLVGNAELLKERGVKVTQDNLSEPYTFVHVAVDGEHAGTIRISDKIKEDSKQTIQELRERGIQRMIMLSGDNPDVVSFVANELGLDEAHGGLLPDEKYSLVEQALGKGNTVGFIGDGVNDAPVITLADVGIAMGGIGSDATVDTADVVIQTDQPSKVAKAIDISRFTHKVVWQNIGFALGIKVLVMGLAAIGLASMWEAIFADVGVALIAIANAIRVQNTFSEGGSILDLFRKSDEVSKPKMAAASCCDAC